The genomic interval AAAGCCGCATCCGCTTGGCTGACCAAGCGCTTTGCGCTCGGTCGCGCGCCTGATCCCGAAACCGAAATATTGGTGCTGAACGGCAGCCGCGAAGGGCTGTTCCTCGCTGCGATCGCTGCCGCGCGCTACGTGCCGAAGCGCGACGGCACGCCGGCGATCCTGATGCCCAACCCGTTCTATCCGGCCTATGCGGCCGGCGCGCGCGCCGCTGGCTGCGAGGCGGTGTTCCTTCCAACCACGCTCGCCAACGGTTTCCTGCCGGATCTCGATCGGCTCGACGAGGCCACGCTGAAACGCACGGTGGCAATCTATCTGGCTTCGCCGGCGAACCCGCAAGGCTCGGTCGCCTCGCGCGATTACTTCGTGCATCTGAAGCAGCTCGCCGATCGCTACGGCTTCATGATCCTCAGCGACGAGTGCTACTCGGAGATCTACACCCAGGTCGCGCCCGGCAGCGCGCTGCAGGTCGCAGGTCCCGATTTCCGCAACGTCGTCGTGTTCCAATCGCTGTCGAAGCGATCGAATTTGGCCGGCATGCGGGTCGGCTTCGTCGCCGGCGATAAGGACTTTCTCAAAGCCTATCACGAGCTGCGCAACGTCGCGGGTCCGCAGGTGCCGATCCCGCTGCAGCATGTCGCGGTCGCCACCTATTCGGATGAAGCGCATGTCGAGGAGAACCGGCGGCTGTATGGGCTGAAGTTCGATCTCGCCGATCAGATCCTCGGCGCCCGTTACGGTTATCAGCGGCCCGCCGGCGGCTTCTGCCTGTGGCTCGACGTCTCCGCCCATGGCGGCGACGAGGCCGCGGCGGTGAGCCTGTTCAAGGACGGCGGCGTCCGCGTGGTGCCGGGCAGCTATCTGGCCCGGCAGCAGAACGACGGCAGCAATCCAGGCGCCGGCTATATCCGCGTCGCGATGGTGCAGGACAGCGAAACCACCGCAGAGGCGCTGCATCGCCTGGTGCGGATTCTCGGATGATGCGCAGGGCCCCATGAGCATGCCGGCGATCGAACGAGCCTTTCCTCTGGTCGGACACCTGCCGCCCTCGGTGCGCGAGGTGCTGACGCGTCGGCTGCGCGAGCTCGCCGGCTTCAGCCTGATCGCCCTCGCGGCGGTGGCCGCGGCTGCGCTCGCGACCTGGTCGGTGCAGGACCCCAGCCTCAGCCACGCCACCTCGCGGCGCATCCATAATCTGCTCGGCTATCCCGGCGCGATCGGCGCCGATCTGGCGATGCAGATCCTCGGCCTCGGTGCGATCGGACTGTTGATGCCGGTCGCGGTGTGGGGCTGGCGGATGCTCAATCACCGCCCCTTCGACCGCACCGCGCTACGGATGGGCGCGTGGTTCCTGTGCACGATCTTCGCCGCCGGCTTCGCCTCATCGTTTCCGCATGACACCGCGTGGCCGCTGCCGACCGGACTCGGCGGCGTGGTCGGCGACGCGCTGGTGCGGGCGCCGTCGCTGGTGTTCGGTCCCGGCCTGATCTTCCGTGTCATCCTCAGCTTCATCCTCGGCGCCGCGGTGCTGGCGACATTCCTGATCGCAGGCGGTTTCGGATCGCGTGAGCGCGAACCCGACGAGGCAACGTCCGATGAGGATCTGCCGCTCGAAGACGAAGAAGAGTCCGACCGCGGCTCGGTGTCGCTCGGCTGGCTGGTGCACGCGATGCTGAGTGCAAAGGCCCGGCTGTGGCGGCTGGCGAAGCTGTCCTATCAGGGCCTCGTCAGCAGTGCACCCGCGGCCGGCAAGCAGGGTTTCGAACGGCAGGAGCCGCGGCTCGGCGGCCGCTCCGCACCGCCGATCGCGCCGGACGTCGATCACCACGACGACTACGAACCCGAGCCGGTCGACGAGATCGAAGACGAGGACGACGAAGAGGAGGAAGCTCCTCCGGTCGCCCGCGCGCCGCGCAAGAAGGCGGCGCCGAAACCGGCCGCCAAGAAGGCGCGGTTCGACCTGCCCTCGGTCAACGTTCTATCTGCCCCGAAAGCCTCGGATCGGCAGCCGCTCAGCAAGTCCGAACTCGAAGCCAATTCGCGCGCGCTGGAAGGCGTGCTGCAGGATTTCGGCGTGCGCGGCGAGATCATCAAGGCAAGCCCGGGCCCGGTGGTCACGCTGTACGAGCTGGAGCCGGCGCCCGGCATCAAATCGTCGCGCGTGATCGGCCTTGCCGACGATATCGCCCGCTCGATGAGCGCGCTGTCGGCGCGCGTCGCGGTGGTGCCCGGCCGCAACGCGATCGGCATCGAACTGCCCAACGCGCATCGCGAGAAGGTGTATCTGCGCGAACTTCTCAGCGTGAAGGACACCAACGAGACGGTGCACAAGCTGCCGCTGTGCCTCGGCAAGAACATCGGCGGCGAGTCGATCATCGTCGACCTCGCCCGGATGCCGCATCTGCTGATCGCAGGTACCACCGGCTCGGGTAAGTCGGTCGCGATCAACACCATGATCCTCAGCCTGGTGTACCGGCTGCGGCCGGATCAGTGCCGGCTGATCATGGTCGATCCGAAGATGCTCGAACTCTCCGTCTATGACGGCATCCCGCATCTGCTGACGCCCGTCGTCACCGATCCGAAGAAGGCGGTGGTGGCGCTGAAGTGGGCGGTGCGCGAGATGGAAGAGCGCTACAAGCGCATGGCCAAGCTCGGCGTCCGCAACATCGACGGCTACAACACCCGCCTCGGCGAAGCCAAGGCCAAGGGCGAAGAGCTGACTCGAACGGTGCATACCGGCTTCGACAAGGAAAGCGGCAAAGCGATCTACGAGGAAGAGAAGCTCGACCTCGAACCGCTGCCCTACATCGTCATCATCGTCGACGAAATGGCCGACCTGATGATGGTGGCCGGCAAGGATATCGAAGGCGCGGTGCAGCGCCTTGCCCAGATGGCGCGCGCCGCCGGCCTGCACGTGATCCTCGCCACGCAGCGCCCGTCGGTCGACGTCATCACCGGCACCATCAAGGCCAACTTCCCGACCCGCATTTCCTTCCAGGTGACGTCGAAGATCGACAGCCGCACCATCCTGGGCGAGATGGGCGCCGAGCAGCTGCTCGGCCAGGGCGACATGCTGTACATGGCGGGTGGCGGCCGCATCAGCCGCGTCCACGGCCCATTCGTCTCCGACGAAGAAGTCGAGAAGGTCGTCAAACACCTCAAGGCGCAGGGCGCGCCCGAATATCTCGAGGCGGTCACGGCCGAAGAGCCGAGCGAAGAAGACGGCGCGGTGTTCGACGCCACCGGCATGGGGGGCGACGGCGGCGGCGATCTGTTCCAGCAGGCGGTGGCGATCGTCAAACGCGACCGCAAGGCCTCGACCAGCTATATTCAGCGTCGGCTGCAGATCGGCTACAACCGCGCCGCGTCGCTGATGGAGCGGATGGAGCTCGAAGGCATCGTCGGCCAAGCCAACCACGCCGGCAAACGCGAGATCCTGGTGGCGGAAGAGGATTCGAACTTTTGAAGCGCGCGATCAGGGTCATGCAGGCGGCCGGGGCGGGGTCGCGAAATCGCCACAGCGCCCCTGTAGCGGCAGACCGGCACCGCGACGACGCCGTCGCGGCCGTGCAGGACATGAGCTTGATCAAACAATTCAACGACTTGATGCCGAATTGGGTGACCGGGATCGGGCTGCGGCAGCTCTGCGTCGCCGCCGCTGCGGCCACCCTCGTCAGCGCCGCGGTCCAGCCGGCGACCGCCGACCCGGTGCCGGCTCCGAAGCCGTCCCCGCGCGCGACCCAGCTCAGTGCCGCCGAACCGAAGCAGCGCTCGCCGCAAACTCCCGCCCAGCCGCCGGTCGCAAAGCTGACCACGCCGCCCGAGCCGGTGATTCCCGATCCGCGGCGCAACGTGCCGGCCTCGATCTTCACCACCTTCGATGCCGCTCAAAAGGCGGAGGCCGCCAAGGCCAGCGCGTATCTGTCGTCGCTGCAGACATTGGTCGGTCAGTTCGTCCAGGTCGGGCCGGACGGCAGCAAGCTCACCGGCGACTTCTACATCATGAAGCCCGGCCGGGTGCGGTTCGAGTATGACGACCCGAGCCCGATCTCGATGATCGCCGACGGCCAGTCGGTGGTGGTGCGTGATCGCAAGCTGGCGACCCAGGATGTCTATCCGCTGTCGCAGACGCCGCTGCGCTATCTGCTCAGCGACCGGCTCGATCTGCTCCGCGACACCAACGTCGTCAGCATCACTTCCGACGACCTGTATTCGAACATCATCATCGAAGAGAAGAACGCCGTCATCGGCACCAGCCGCTTGCTGCTGATGTTCGGCACCAAGGACGGCCAGCTCAAGCAATGGACCGTCACCGACCCGCAGGGCTACGACACCACCGTGGCAGTGTACAATCTTGACACCACGAGGCGCCCTGATCCGTCGATGTTCAAGATCGACTACACCAATTACGGCACCCCGCCGGGCTAGAGACTCTCCATCGGGCCGTTCTCGATGGTCGCTGCGCGGACGGTGGATGCGCGGGTCGAGCCCGCGCATGACGCGTAGGTGAAAGCGCGGCCTGAATGCTCTGTCGGTTGTTCACACCGTCGACTTGCGTCCGACCTCATGCCGCGCAACAACGATGCGTCATACGTCTTTCGGCGCCGTCCTGCCCTCCTGCGACCGAGCTACCATGCGTCTCACGCTTACGACTTGGAACATCAACTCGGTGCGGCTTCGCATCGAGCTGGTGGCGAAATTCCTCAAAGCCCAGCGCCCGGACATCCTGTGCCTGCAGGAGACGAAGTGTCCGGACGACGCGTTTCCGCTGAAGCGGTTCAAGCGCCTCGGCTACGAGCACATCGCGCTGAACGGACAGAAGGGCTACCACGGCGTCGCGGTGATTTCGAAGCTGCCGTTTGTCGCCACCGACATCCGCACCTTCTGCGACATCATCGACAGCCGCCACATCTCGGTTTCGGTGAAGACCGACGAGACCGCACCGCCGCTGGTGCTGCACAATTTCTACGTTCCGGCTGGCGGTGACATTCCCGATCCAGCCGTCAATCCGAAGTTCAAGCACAAGCTGTCGTTTCTCGACGAGATGAAAGCCTGCGAGCCGCTGCATCCGTCCGGCGATCAGCGGCACATCCTGGTCGGCGACCTCAACGTCGCGCCGCACGAGCACGACGTCTGGTCGCACAAACAGCTTTTGAAAGTGGTGTCGCACACGCCGGTCGAATGCGACAAGCTGCTCGGGGTGCTGCGCGCCGGCAACTGGGTCGACGTCGCGCGCGACCGCATCCCGCTCGATCAGAAGGTCTATACGTGGTGGAGCTATCGGGCTGCCGATTGGACGGTCGGCGACCGTGGACGGCGGCTCGACCACATCTGGGTGTCCGAAGCGCTGAAGAACCGCGTCATCGACTTCAAAATCCTGCGCGACGCGCGCAGCTGGGAGCGGCCGAGCGACCACGTCCCAGTAACGATGACGATGGAGCTGTAGTTAGTTGCTTCGCCGCGCGGCCGTCGCGCGACCCCGGCAATCCAGGTCGCAGCGAAGTCGCTACGACGTCAGCTTACTGCCCACCATGACGATGTCGTTGGCAACCTGGGTGGTGCGGGCGGCGAATTCGTCGCGCAGCCGCAGCGCTGCGCCGGGATCGCTTTCGAGCACCCGCTGAAACAGGCTGCGGGCGATCCGGATCGCCGAGGAATATTCCAGCGCCACCGCAGTCGTCGGTCGCCGCATCGGCATCACCAGCGCAAGTTCGCCGATCAGGTCGCCCGGCCGCGCCACCATCTCGTGCAAGCCGCCGTCTTCCATCGTGATCTGAAACGCGCCGCGCTGAACCACATAGCCGGCGTCGGCCGGCTCGCCGGCATTGAACATCACGTCGCCGCGCGCGAAGTCGCGCTGTTCGGAGCCGATCGCCAGCATCCGCAGCGCCTGCTCGCCGAGCAGACGCAGCGTCGGAACGCGCGCGAGCAGGGCAACATCATCTTCGATCGACATGCGGGACCGGGAAACGAGTGAATCGGCCCCTTATTGGTATCACGGCACGAGTTTGTAGCCACCGGCCTCGGTGACCAGAATCTCCGGATTCGCCGCGTCACGCTCGATCTTTTGGCGGAGCCGGTAGATGTGGGTCTCGAGCGTGTGGGTGGTGACGCCGGAATTGTAGCCCCACACCTCTTGCAGCAAGGTCTCGCGCGACACCGGCGCCTGACCGGCGCGGTACAGGAAGCGCAGGATCGCGGTTTCCTTCTCGGTCAACCGGACCTTCTTGGCGTTGGCGCCGGTCAGCATCTTCGAGCCGGGGCGGAATGAATACGGCCCGACCGTGAACACCGCGTCCTCGCTGGCTTCGTGCTGGCGAAGCTGGGCGCGGATCCGCGCCAGCAGCACCGCGAACCGGAACGGCTTGGCCACGTAGTCATTGGCGCCGCTTTCCAGGCCCAGAATGGTGTCCGAGTCGGTGTCGTGGCCCGTCAGCATGATGATCGGCGCCTTGAAGCCGCCCTTGCGCAAGCTGCGCACCACTTCGCGGCCATCGGTGTCGGGCAAGCCGACATCCATCAGCACCAGATCGGGCGACAGCGCCTTGGCGGTCTGCACGCCCTTGGCACCGGTGTCGACCGCGGAAGCCTCGAACTCTTCGTGCAGCGACAGCTGCTCGACCAGCGCGTCGCGCAGATCATTGTCGTCGTCCACGATCAGGATCTTGCGGGCGTTCGGCATCGGCGCTGTCCTTCCGTCGTCTGGCGGCGCGGCTCTCGTGGGGGCGCGCACGCAAATCACGCGCGATTGTATCGCAGATCAGCAGATAGGGAGCGATTCCGCGGAATTTAACTGCGGCGACCTAAATTTGCCGCCATGATGCCTGCGGCAAACTTCCTCGACGCATGAAAAAGATAGCCAGATCAGCACCTTCGCGAAAGTCGCCGCAGACCGGGCCACTGCTTCGGCTGATCGTGTGCAGGGCTGCCGGCGAGCGCAGCCGCGGCTGGCTGGTCGCCGGTGGGCTAACCATCCCGGTGGCGCTGGGGCGCGGCGGCATTCTGGCCAATAAGCGCGAAGGCGACGGCGGCACCCCGCGCGGCACGTTTCGGCCGCTGCGGCTGTGGTGGCGTGCCGACCGGGGCCCACGCCCCCGCACCCATCTGCCGATCCGCATCATCGGTCCTGACGATGCCTGGTGCGAAGACCCGCAAAGCCGGCACTACAACCGGCCGATCCACCGGTCGCCGGCCGGCGAAGGCGACCGCCTGATGCGTGACGATCATCTCTACGACCTGATCGTCGAGATCGACCACAACACCCGGCCGCGCGTCGCGGGCCGCGGCAGCGCGGTGTTTCTGCATCTGGCCCGCGATAATTTCGGCCCGACCGCCGGCTGTGTGGCGATGACCCGGCCGAACCTCGCCCGCCTGCTGGCCCGGCTCGGCCTCAACACGAAGATCGTGATCGGGTAGCCGAGGTTTCCTGCCGTCATCGTGCGCGAAGCGCGGGAGCTTCGATCTGATCGAGGCACCCCGCCCTCGCCGGTTCAGCGATGCCCGAAGATCGCCGATCCTACCCGCACATGGGTGGCGCCGAACTGGATCGCGGTGGCGAAGTCGGCGCTCATCCCCATCGACAGCTTCGCAAGTCCATTGCGCTTGGCGATCTTGGCGCACAGCGCGAAATGCGGTGCCGGAGCTTCATCGACCGGCGGGATGCACATAAGTCCGCCGATCGCCAGCCCCCAACGCTCGCGGCACGCGACCAGAAAGGCATCGGCATCTTGCGGTGCGATGCCGGCCTTTTGCGGCTCTTCCCCGGTGTTGATCTGCACGAACAACTCGACGTTGCGTCCGGCCTGCGGCAGCACTTTGCTCAGGGCTTCGCACAGGCTGTCGCGGTCGACCGAGTGGATCGCATCGAACAGCGCGACCGCGTCCTTGGCCTTGTTGGACTGCAGCGGTCCGATCAGGTGCAGTTCGGTGCCGGGATACTCTTCGACCAGCGCCGGCCATTTGCCCTTGGCTTCCTGGACACGATTTTCACCGAACACCCGCTGGCCCGCCGACAGCACCGGGCGGATCGCCTCCGCCTCGAAGGTCTTCGACACCGCGATCAGCGTCACCTCGCTGCGCTCGCGCCGTGCATCCTTGCAAGCATTGACGATTTCGGCCTCGACCGCGGCCAGATTGTCGGCGGCGCTCATCGGCTCGAAGCCCCAGATGACAGTGGGCGGCGGGTGAAAGGCGACCTTGGCGGCGCGCTCAACGCTGCGAGTTTGTGCACGGTTCCGGCTTCGCTCAAATTGTAATGAATCGAGGAAAGGCTTCTTGAAGCCTTCCACCTAGGATGATTGCGGGGGGTCGAGGGGCAACGATGTCACGCATCGCAATCGTCCGCAAGAAAGCCAAACTGAGGGCCTTGCTCGGCATCCGGGCCAGACTCGTGGTGCTGGCGCTCATCCTGGTGTGTCCGCTGATGCTGGACCGGGTGCGTCTGCTCGAAGAGACGCGCACCGCTCAGCTCGCCGCGATGGCCAATGAGCTTTCGACGCTGGCGCAACGCACCGCGGACGCCGAGCGCGAGGTGATTTCGTCGGTCGAAGCGGTGCTGAAATCGGCCGCCTATGTGCACGCCGCCGCCGCCCAGGCGGGGCGAAGCTGCAGCATTCTGCGCGCCAGCCTGCGTGTCGATCTGCCCTCGATCCGGATGCTGCTGGTCGCCGGCCCCGACGGCGTAGTGCACTGTTCGACCTCTTCGATGTTCGTCGGCAGCAACATCAGCGACCGCCCCTATTTCCGTAAAGCTTTGGAAACACACGATTTCGTCGTCAGCGACTTCCTGGTCGGCCGGCAGACCCAGAAGGGTACCATTCTGGCCGCCTACCCGGTGTCGGCGATCGATACCGGCGAAGAGGCAGTGATCGTCGCCGGCATGAATCTGGACTGGCTGTCCGACATGATGAGCAGCCTAGCCGGCCGCGTCGGCGTCAACGCCGCCCTGATCGACGGCGAAGGCACCGTACTGGCGGCGCCGCCGGACGAGCGCAGCCTGATCGGCAAAAAGCTCGACCGTCTGTCGCTGCTGCCGGCGATGGCGGAGACGCCGCAGGGCCGCGGCAGCATCACCATGCACGACGATGCCGGGCGGCTGATGACCGTGAGCCGGATTCCCGGCACCAGCGCGCGGCTGGTGGTGACCGTCGACGAGAACAAGGTCTCGGCCGGCATCAATCGCGACATCCGCACCGCCTATCTACAGCTGGCGCTGGTCTGCCTGTTCGTGCTGCTCGGCGCGCTGATCGCGGCCGAACGGCTGATCGTGCAGCCGATCTCGGTGCTGACCGGAGTCGCCAAGAAATTCGCCGAAGGCAACTGGTCGGCCCGGGTCGCGCGCAAGCGCCTGCCGTCGGAATTTGTGCCGCTGGCGCGGGCATTTAACGCCATGGCGGCGCAGCTCGGCCAGCGCGAACGCGAGCTTGTCGCCAGCAACAGCCGCCTGACCGTGATGGCCTCGATGGACCTGCTATCCGGCCTCGCCAACCGTCGCGGCTTGCAGAGCCGGCTCGATTTCGAATGGATGAAGGGCCAGCAGACCGGGCATCGCCTGGCGCTGATGATGATCGACGTCGACCATTTCAAGCTGTTCAACGATTCCTATGGCCATCCCGAAGGCGACGCCTGCCTCAGCCGGATCGGCGAGACGCTGGCGGCGGTGGCCGACCAGACCAGCGGGTTCGCGGCACGTTATGGCGGTGAGGAGTTCTGCCTGTTGCTGCCGGAAACCGGCATGGGCCGCGCCCTGCAGGTCGGCGAGCTGGTTCGTACCGCCGTCGAACAGCTCGATCTGCCGCATCGGACCAGCGCCTTCGAACGCGTGACCGTCAGCATCGGCGTCGCCTGTACGCTGCCGAGCGAACACGCCACACCTGCCGAGTTGATCGAAGCGGCCGACGCGGCGCTGTACGCGGCCAAACACCGCGGCCGCAACAACGTGGTCGAGCACGGCTTCATCCGGGCCAGCGACGGCCCGGTGGCCATGGCGAGCTGAGGCCGCCCA from Rhodopseudomonas palustris carries:
- a CDS encoding aminotransferase class I/II-fold pyridoxal phosphate-dependent enzyme, whose protein sequence is MALSASTTPARAAGSVDATGQSERSPFARLTELLAPYQPGQSLINLSVGEPQHPVPDFVGAVLARHTGEFGRYPLAKGIEPFRKAASAWLTKRFALGRAPDPETEILVLNGSREGLFLAAIAAARYVPKRDGTPAILMPNPFYPAYAAGARAAGCEAVFLPTTLANGFLPDLDRLDEATLKRTVAIYLASPANPQGSVASRDYFVHLKQLADRYGFMILSDECYSEIYTQVAPGSALQVAGPDFRNVVVFQSLSKRSNLAGMRVGFVAGDKDFLKAYHELRNVAGPQVPIPLQHVAVATYSDEAHVEENRRLYGLKFDLADQILGARYGYQRPAGGFCLWLDVSAHGGDEAAAVSLFKDGGVRVVPGSYLARQQNDGSNPGAGYIRVAMVQDSETTAEALHRLVRILG
- a CDS encoding DNA translocase FtsK — protein: MSMPAIERAFPLVGHLPPSVREVLTRRLRELAGFSLIALAAVAAAALATWSVQDPSLSHATSRRIHNLLGYPGAIGADLAMQILGLGAIGLLMPVAVWGWRMLNHRPFDRTALRMGAWFLCTIFAAGFASSFPHDTAWPLPTGLGGVVGDALVRAPSLVFGPGLIFRVILSFILGAAVLATFLIAGGFGSREREPDEATSDEDLPLEDEEESDRGSVSLGWLVHAMLSAKARLWRLAKLSYQGLVSSAPAAGKQGFERQEPRLGGRSAPPIAPDVDHHDDYEPEPVDEIEDEDDEEEEAPPVARAPRKKAAPKPAAKKARFDLPSVNVLSAPKASDRQPLSKSELEANSRALEGVLQDFGVRGEIIKASPGPVVTLYELEPAPGIKSSRVIGLADDIARSMSALSARVAVVPGRNAIGIELPNAHREKVYLRELLSVKDTNETVHKLPLCLGKNIGGESIIVDLARMPHLLIAGTTGSGKSVAINTMILSLVYRLRPDQCRLIMVDPKMLELSVYDGIPHLLTPVVTDPKKAVVALKWAVREMEERYKRMAKLGVRNIDGYNTRLGEAKAKGEELTRTVHTGFDKESGKAIYEEEKLDLEPLPYIVIIVDEMADLMMVAGKDIEGAVQRLAQMARAAGLHVILATQRPSVDVITGTIKANFPTRISFQVTSKIDSRTILGEMGAEQLLGQGDMLYMAGGGRISRVHGPFVSDEEVEKVVKHLKAQGAPEYLEAVTAEEPSEEDGAVFDATGMGGDGGGDLFQQAVAIVKRDRKASTSYIQRRLQIGYNRAASLMERMELEGIVGQANHAGKREILVAEEDSNF
- a CDS encoding outer membrane lipoprotein carrier protein LolA, which encodes MQAAGAGSRNRHSAPVAADRHRDDAVAAVQDMSLIKQFNDLMPNWVTGIGLRQLCVAAAAATLVSAAVQPATADPVPAPKPSPRATQLSAAEPKQRSPQTPAQPPVAKLTTPPEPVIPDPRRNVPASIFTTFDAAQKAEAAKASAYLSSLQTLVGQFVQVGPDGSKLTGDFYIMKPGRVRFEYDDPSPISMIADGQSVVVRDRKLATQDVYPLSQTPLRYLLSDRLDLLRDTNVVSITSDDLYSNIIIEEKNAVIGTSRLLLMFGTKDGQLKQWTVTDPQGYDTTVAVYNLDTTRRPDPSMFKIDYTNYGTPPG
- a CDS encoding exodeoxyribonuclease III, whose translation is MRLTLTTWNINSVRLRIELVAKFLKAQRPDILCLQETKCPDDAFPLKRFKRLGYEHIALNGQKGYHGVAVISKLPFVATDIRTFCDIIDSRHISVSVKTDETAPPLVLHNFYVPAGGDIPDPAVNPKFKHKLSFLDEMKACEPLHPSGDQRHILVGDLNVAPHEHDVWSHKQLLKVVSHTPVECDKLLGVLRAGNWVDVARDRIPLDQKVYTWWSYRAADWTVGDRGRRLDHIWVSEALKNRVIDFKILRDARSWERPSDHVPVTMTMEL
- a CDS encoding cyclic nucleotide-binding domain-containing protein, with amino-acid sequence MSIEDDVALLARVPTLRLLGEQALRMLAIGSEQRDFARGDVMFNAGEPADAGYVVQRGAFQITMEDGGLHEMVARPGDLIGELALVMPMRRPTTAVALEYSSAIRIARSLFQRVLESDPGAALRLRDEFAARTTQVANDIVMVGSKLTS
- a CDS encoding response regulator transcription factor, with amino-acid sequence MPNARKILIVDDDNDLRDALVEQLSLHEEFEASAVDTGAKGVQTAKALSPDLVLMDVGLPDTDGREVVRSLRKGGFKAPIIMLTGHDTDSDTILGLESGANDYVAKPFRFAVLLARIRAQLRQHEASEDAVFTVGPYSFRPGSKMLTGANAKKVRLTEKETAILRFLYRAGQAPVSRETLLQEVWGYNSGVTTHTLETHIYRLRQKIERDAANPEILVTEAGGYKLVP
- a CDS encoding L,D-transpeptidase family protein, which gives rise to MKKIARSAPSRKSPQTGPLLRLIVCRAAGERSRGWLVAGGLTIPVALGRGGILANKREGDGGTPRGTFRPLRLWWRADRGPRPRTHLPIRIIGPDDAWCEDPQSRHYNRPIHRSPAGEGDRLMRDDHLYDLIVEIDHNTRPRVAGRGSAVFLHLARDNFGPTAGCVAMTRPNLARLLARLGLNTKIVIG
- a CDS encoding YggS family pyridoxal phosphate-dependent enzyme translates to MSAADNLAAVEAEIVNACKDARRERSEVTLIAVSKTFEAEAIRPVLSAGQRVFGENRVQEAKGKWPALVEEYPGTELHLIGPLQSNKAKDAVALFDAIHSVDRDSLCEALSKVLPQAGRNVELFVQINTGEEPQKAGIAPQDADAFLVACRERWGLAIGGLMCIPPVDEAPAPHFALCAKIAKRNGLAKLSMGMSADFATAIQFGATHVRVGSAIFGHR
- a CDS encoding diguanylate cyclase domain-containing protein, translating into MSRIAIVRKKAKLRALLGIRARLVVLALILVCPLMLDRVRLLEETRTAQLAAMANELSTLAQRTADAEREVISSVEAVLKSAAYVHAAAAQAGRSCSILRASLRVDLPSIRMLLVAGPDGVVHCSTSSMFVGSNISDRPYFRKALETHDFVVSDFLVGRQTQKGTILAAYPVSAIDTGEEAVIVAGMNLDWLSDMMSSLAGRVGVNAALIDGEGTVLAAPPDERSLIGKKLDRLSLLPAMAETPQGRGSITMHDDAGRLMTVSRIPGTSARLVVTVDENKVSAGINRDIRTAYLQLALVCLFVLLGALIAAERLIVQPISVLTGVAKKFAEGNWSARVARKRLPSEFVPLARAFNAMAAQLGQRERELVASNSRLTVMASMDLLSGLANRRGLQSRLDFEWMKGQQTGHRLALMMIDVDHFKLFNDSYGHPEGDACLSRIGETLAAVADQTSGFAARYGGEEFCLLLPETGMGRALQVGELVRTAVEQLDLPHRTSAFERVTVSIGVACTLPSEHATPAELIEAADAALYAAKHRGRNNVVEHGFIRASDGPVAMAS